In Rhineura floridana isolate rRhiFlo1 chromosome 1, rRhiFlo1.hap2, whole genome shotgun sequence, the following proteins share a genomic window:
- the SOCS6 gene encoding suppressor of cytokine signaling 6, translating into MKKISLKTIRKSFNLNKSKDESDFVVVAQPSLNDFGKDDSLFGSCYGKDLASCDINSEDEKGGKNRSKSESLMGTLKRRLSAKQKQKGGKGSTPSVSCADDDTFSSSSAPITFKDVRAQRPLRSTSLRNHHYSPTPWPLRPTNSEETCIKMEMKVKALVHSSNPSPALNGVRKDFHDLQSDNVFQEQNNALKSTESQNGDLHLHIDEHVPVVIGLVPQDYIQYTVPLDEGMYPLEGSRNYCMDSSSPMEVSTVSSEMGGSVFHEEEGSVSQDVVVTPDIFVDQAVSGLLIGTTGVMLQNPRVNHSDVPPLSPLLPPIQNNQIQRNFNGLNGTDVHVAESMRCHLNFDPNSAPGVGRVYDSVQNSGPMVVTSLTEELKKLAKQGWYWGPITRWEAEGKLANVPDGSFLVRDSSDDRYLLSLSFRSHGKTLHTRIEHSNGRFSFYEQPDVEGHTSIVDLIEHSIRDSENGAFCYSRSRLPGSTTYPVRLTNPVSRFMQVRSLQYLCRFVIRQYTRIDLIQKLPLPNKMKDYLQEKHY; encoded by the coding sequence ATGAAGAAAATTAGTCTCAAGACCATTCGTAAGTCTTTTAATTTGAATAAGAGCAAAGATGAAAGTGACTTTGTTGTAGTTGCACAGCCATCATTAAATGATTTTGGAAAAGATGACTCCTTGTTTGGTAGCTGCTATGGTAAAGATTTGGCTAGCTGTGACATCAATAGCGAAGATGAGAAAGGTGGCAAAAACAGATCAAAGAGTGAAAGCTTAATGGGTACGTTAAAAAGAAGACTTTCagcaaaacaaaagcagaaaGGCGGCAAAGGTAGCACGCCATCTGTTAGCTGTGCTGATGATGacaccttttcttcttcttctgctccAATAACCTTCAAAGATGTGAGAGCTCAAAGACCTCTTAGATCCACATCCCTCCGAAATCACCATTATAGTCCAACTCCGTGGCCCCTTCGTCCTACAAACTCAGAAGAAACAtgtataaaaatggaaatgaaagtaAAGGCCTTGGTCCACTCCTCAAATCCAAGCCCTGCACTGAATGGTGTCCGCAAAGATTTCCATGATTTGCAGTCCGACAATGTGTTCCAGGAACAAAACAATGCATTAAAAAGTACAGAATCTCAGAATGGAGATTTGCATCTCCATATTGATGAACATGTGCCTGTAGTTATTGGACTTGTGCCTCAGGACTACATTCAGTATACTGTGCCTTTAGATGAGGGAATGTATCCTTTGGAAGGATCACGTAATTACTGTATGGATAGTTCATCACCCATGGAGGTTTCTACTGTTTCTTCTGAAATGGGTGGTAGTGTATTTCATGAAGAAGAGGGTTCAGTGAGTCAAGATGTAGTAGTTACTCCAGATATCTTTGTTGACCAGGCAGTGAGTGGTTTATTAATTGGTACCACAGGAGTCATGTTGCAAAACCCAAGAGTTAATCACAGTGATGTTCCTCCACTCTCTCCATTGCTACCTCCAATACAGAATAATCAAATCCAAAGGAACTTTAATGGCCTAAATGGCACAGATGTCCATGTGGCTGAAAGTATGCGCTGCCATTTGAATTTTGATCCTAACTCTGCACCTGGAGTTGGAAGAGTTTATGATTCTGTACAAAACAGTGGGCCTATGGTTGTGACAAGCCTCACGGAAGAACTGAAAAAGCTTGCAAAACAAGGATGGTACTGGGGCCCGATTACACGATGGGAAGCAGAAGGAAAACTGGCCAATGTTCCTGATGGTTCATTTCTTGTACGAGACAGTTCTGATGACCGTTATCTTTTAAGTCTTAGTTTCCGTTCCCATGGGAAAACTCTTCATACTAGAATTGAACATTCAAATGGTAGATTTAGCTTTTATGAACAACCAGATGTGGAGGGACATACTTCAATAGTTGATCTAATTGAACACTCAATCAGGGACTCTGAAAATGGAGCATTTTGCTATTCAAGGTCACGATTGCCTGGATCTACAACTTATCCAGTCAGACTGACCAATCCAGTATCTCGTTTTATGCAGGTGCGCTCCTTGCAGTATCTGTGTCGCTTTGTTATACGCCAGTATACCAGAATAGATCTGATTCAGAAACTGCCTTTGCCGAACAAAATGAAGGATTATTTACAAGAAAAGCACTACTGA